The following coding sequences are from one Azospirillum sp. TSH100 window:
- a CDS encoding DUF2946 family protein has protein sequence MAALLLQVIAWSWMPIGTGIARAGETTVSLPICSSGGLTTIQADAADYGIAEFGIAYDDDQGQPPTPGHSVTGHCPLCPLVAGLALPPPPLSVGPALAMARDTRLLPAERIAAAWFLSTLQARAPPHLV, from the coding sequence ATGGCTGCCCTTTTGCTGCAGGTCATCGCCTGGAGCTGGATGCCGATCGGCACCGGCATCGCCAGGGCCGGAGAGACGACGGTATCCCTGCCGATCTGCTCGTCCGGCGGCCTGACGACCATCCAGGCCGATGCGGCCGATTACGGCATCGCCGAATTCGGCATCGCTTACGACGACGATCAGGGACAGCCGCCGACCCCGGGCCACTCTGTGACCGGCCATTGCCCGCTCTGCCCGCTGGTTGCCGGGCTTGCCCTGCCGCCGCCGCCACTGAGCGTCGGACCGGCCCTTGCCATGGCCCGCGACACCCGCCTGCTGCCAGCCGAGCGGATCGCCGCCGCTTGGTTCCTGTCGACCCTTCAGGCCCGGGCGCCCCCGCATCTCGTCTGA
- a CDS encoding PAS domain-containing protein — protein MTESPDPIRRGIARNPELRDQLLRMGMSDGALLVLCGPDGSNLALSETTRRYFGPVAGQMLGCGWVSVIHPDDQLNAASAWLKAVYENAAYRLELGYRRYDGSYHRFAVTGIRYVDADACQPHWLIVSEPLGQPLPAGSPNGSMVSAADGGPGRR, from the coding sequence GTGACAGAGTCACCCGATCCGATCAGGCGCGGGATCGCGCGGAACCCAGAACTCCGGGACCAGCTGTTGCGGATGGGGATGTCCGATGGCGCATTGCTGGTTCTGTGCGGCCCTGACGGCAGCAATCTGGCGCTCAGCGAAACGACCCGACGGTATTTCGGACCGGTGGCGGGACAGATGCTGGGATGCGGGTGGGTTTCGGTGATCCATCCCGACGACCAACTGAACGCAGCCAGCGCCTGGCTGAAAGCGGTCTATGAGAACGCCGCCTACCGGTTGGAGCTGGGCTACAGGCGGTATGACGGCAGCTATCACCGCTTCGCGGTCACGGGCATCCGCTATGTCGATGCGGATGCGTGCCAGCCCCATTGGCTCATCGTATCGGAACCGCTAGGGCAGCCGCTTCCGGCGGGGAGCCCGAACGGATCGATGGTCAGCGCGGCCGATGGCGGGCCAGGGCGTCGGTGA
- the kdgT gene encoding 2-keto-3-deoxygluconate transporter: protein MNIKSRIDRIPGGMMIVPLFLGACLNTLAPNTGKFFGSFTNGLITGTLPILSVWFFCIGASISLKATPLVLRKSGVLVSVKILTAAMAGVIASWFIPAEGITSGFFSGLSVLAIIAVMNDTNGGMYMALMQQYGTKEEAGAFCLMCLESGPFMTMVTLGIAGLAAFPWQTMVGALLPFLIGFALGNLDKDLRAFFTQGVSVMVPFFAFALGNNLNFSTILNTGLLGIVLGLGVIAVTGVMLVLADILLAKGNGTAGIGAASTAGAAVTVPPIIASIEPTFAPVAPSATALIATSVVVTALLTPPLTAWWARRFGVLSPRHQAAEAAKLAQPVGVAPAE from the coding sequence ATGAACATCAAGTCCCGGATCGACCGCATCCCCGGCGGGATGATGATCGTCCCCCTGTTCCTCGGCGCCTGCCTGAACACGCTGGCTCCCAATACCGGCAAATTCTTTGGATCCTTCACCAACGGGCTGATCACCGGCACATTGCCGATCCTGTCGGTCTGGTTCTTCTGCATCGGTGCCAGCATCAGCCTGAAGGCGACCCCGCTGGTCCTGCGCAAGAGCGGCGTTCTGGTTTCGGTGAAGATCCTCACCGCGGCGATGGCGGGCGTCATTGCTTCCTGGTTCATCCCGGCGGAAGGCATCACCTCGGGCTTCTTCTCCGGCCTGTCGGTGCTGGCGATCATCGCGGTGATGAACGACACCAACGGCGGCATGTACATGGCGCTGATGCAGCAGTATGGCACCAAGGAGGAGGCCGGCGCCTTCTGCCTGATGTGCCTGGAATCCGGGCCTTTCATGACCATGGTGACGCTGGGCATCGCCGGTCTGGCCGCCTTCCCCTGGCAGACGATGGTCGGCGCGCTGCTGCCCTTCCTGATCGGCTTCGCGCTGGGCAATCTCGACAAGGATCTGCGGGCCTTCTTCACCCAGGGCGTCTCGGTGATGGTCCCGTTCTTCGCCTTCGCGCTCGGCAACAACCTGAACTTCTCGACGATCCTCAACACCGGCCTGCTGGGCATCGTGCTGGGTCTGGGCGTCATCGCCGTGACCGGCGTCATGCTGGTGCTGGCCGACATCCTGCTGGCGAAGGGCAATGGCACGGCCGGCATCGGTGCGGCCTCCACCGCCGGTGCCGCGGTGACCGTGCCGCCGATCATCGCCTCGATCGAGCCGACTTTCGCGCCGGTCGCCCCGTCCGCCACGGCGCTGATCGCCACCAGCGTGGTCGTCACCGCCCTGCTGACGCCGCCGCTGACAGCCTGGTGGGCGCGCCGCTTCGGCGTGCTGTCACCGCGTCACCAGGCGGCCGAAGCGGCCAAGCTCGCCCAACCGGTTGGCGTCGCGCCGGCCGAGTGA
- a CDS encoding copper chaperone PCu(A)C, whose amino-acid sequence MKRILGIATALALLGAGTALAHSYKAGPIEIGHPWARATAPSAPNGGAYLSLTNTGTTEDHLVAASTPAAGKAELHTHLNENGVMKMREVPPIAIAPGETVTFAPGGLHIMLLGLKQPLEKGARIPMTLRFEKAGSVEVQIAVEAAGQAAPQAEGHMGATAAGHDHNAAPAQKQ is encoded by the coding sequence ATGAAGCGCATTCTCGGCATCGCCACCGCCCTCGCCCTGTTGGGTGCCGGCACTGCCCTGGCCCACAGCTACAAGGCCGGCCCGATCGAAATCGGCCATCCGTGGGCCCGCGCCACCGCACCGTCCGCGCCGAATGGCGGCGCCTATCTGTCGCTGACCAACACCGGGACGACGGAAGACCATCTGGTCGCCGCTTCCACCCCGGCCGCGGGAAAGGCGGAACTGCACACCCACCTGAACGAGAACGGCGTGATGAAGATGCGGGAGGTTCCGCCCATCGCCATCGCCCCGGGCGAAACGGTGACGTTCGCGCCGGGCGGACTGCACATCATGCTGCTCGGCCTCAAGCAGCCGCTGGAGAAGGGTGCCCGCATCCCGATGACCCTGCGTTTCGAAAAGGCCGGCAGCGTCGAGGTCCAGATCGCCGTCGAGGCGGCCGGGCAGGCCGCTCCCCAGGCCGAGGGCCACATGGGTGCCACCGCTGCCGGCCATGACCACAACGCCGCGCCGGCCCAGAAGCAGTAA
- a CDS encoding response regulator — protein sequence MTDADLSNLTVLIVEDEPLIAMSLEDALMDQGVTCLGPAGSVSAALEMIEAGGFDIALLDVNLRGERVDAVADRLAGAGIPFIFTTGHGAEGLPDAHRTRPVIGKPFRDVDITDALARHRPR from the coding sequence GTGACCGACGCTGATCTGTCGAACCTGACCGTCCTGATTGTCGAGGACGAACCGCTGATCGCCATGAGTCTGGAGGACGCCCTGATGGATCAGGGCGTGACCTGCCTCGGCCCCGCCGGTTCCGTGTCCGCGGCGCTTGAAATGATCGAAGCGGGCGGTTTCGATATCGCGCTGCTCGACGTCAACCTGCGCGGCGAGCGGGTGGATGCCGTGGCCGATCGGCTGGCGGGTGCCGGCATCCCCTTCATCTTCACCACCGGCCATGGGGCAGAAGGTCTGCCGGACGCCCACCGCACCCGGCCGGTGATCGGCAAGCCGTTCCGCGATGTCGACATCACCGACGCCCTGGCCCGCCATCGGCCGCGCTGA